One region of Armigeres subalbatus isolate Guangzhou_Male chromosome 3, GZ_Asu_2, whole genome shotgun sequence genomic DNA includes:
- the LOC134222788 gene encoding uncharacterized protein LOC134222788 translates to MAILVGIIIFKNFLSVDVSSEASSLPGEWELWKNDLESFFLAQNVETQRDKRAQLAYLGGPGLQELLRHLPGVNQVPHVSNDPPYYDVAIKSLDDYFEPFRRKTYERHIFHQIVQNPEERFTDFVMRLRKQISRCNYNACVVDELIDDRITQGCKSQELRTKLLQRDRSLEEIVALGTSMAKSWDQSKKLVKPNTQTRPEFEVHSVAKPPFRSFTHRRATNSPGFQYRKQSDRQQNNFNCYGCGRRGHVQGSIEFPAKQTKCAACGKLGHWAKRCYAARQGFKRRANDNSSEPQAKRIRAVQEEIEDGQSKDFVFYAMGRNVFNFKVDGVDIPMTIDSGADANIITRSVWEQMKEAGVNVSDATTTDKQT, encoded by the exons ATGGCAATTCTTGTTGGAATAATAATATTCAAa aattttctgtcCGTGGATGTCTCTTCGGAAGCTAGCAGTCTTCCTGGTGAATGGGAATTATGGAAAAATGATTTGGAGTCGTTCTTCCTTGCTCAAAATGTCGAAACACAGCGCGATAAGCGTGCGCAATTAGCGTATCTTGGTGGGCCAGGACTTCAGGAATTGTTACGCCATTTGCCCGGGGTTAATCAAGTCCCACATGTATCGAATGATCCACCATATTACGACGTTGCGATTAAAAGCCTGGATGATTATTTTGAACCGTTCCGTCGCAAGACGTATGAGCGGCACATCTTTCATCAGATTGTACAAAACCCTGAAGAAAGATTTACGGATTTCGTTATGCGTTTGCGAAAGCAAATTTCGAGGTGCAATTACAATGCGTGCGTTGTGGACGAACTAATTGATGATCGCATCACGCAAGGATGCAAGTCGCAGGAACTTCGGACGAAACTTCTTCAGAGAGATCGATCGCTTGAGGAGATCGTTGCGTTAGGAACCAGTATGGCTAAATCGTGGGATCAGTCAAAGAAGCTGGTAAAACCCAATACACAAACAAGACCTGAATTCGAAGTTCATTCTGTAGCAAAACCGCCTTTCCGTTCGTTTACTCATCGAAGAGCAACCAACTCACCTGGTTTTCAATATCGGAAGCAGTCTGATCGCCaacagaacaatttcaattgCTACGGTTGCGGTCGGCGAGGTCATGTTCAAGGAAGCATTGAGTTTCCGGCAAAGCAGACTAAATGTGCGGCATGTGGCAAACTCGGTCACTGGGCAAAGAGATGCTATGCTGCAAGGCAAGGGTTTAAGCGCCGTGCCAATGACAATTCCTCAGAACCACAAGCCAAACGTATTCGCGCggtccaggaggagattgaagACGGTCAATCGAAAGATTTTGTGTTTTATGCGATGGGTCGAAACGTTTTCAACTTTAAGGTAGATGGAGTGGATATCCCCATGACGATCGATTCCGGCGCAGATGCTAACATTATCACAAGAAGTGTTTGGGAGCAAATGAAGGAAGCGGGAGTGAATGTTAGCGATGCtactaccacagacaaacagacgtaa
- the LOC134225911 gene encoding mucin-5AC-like isoform X1, with product MTKKKPSPQNRIWEKERRDRLNQTFDNLSKLLPEYEPATQLSKIEILQRAVEYVEKLQNKIKAFLEERDALLKKHVDELEERLQVLIARNEDLAALLKKANINVPPCKLGPISGKDSPVEKLIPAAVQSTKLDEKLPSKSLIDVDAVDPGAKTESTSIQTVSVSSSVITTTASSNVVPITGITSNVAPAVTNAATVASVPVIVSSSVPSACLVVANNHIVGTLNQANGVNVTPALLPTPIMATGVIISNNGNLLQMPLAVPSTSSLLIVSNEDVRSKLSLRKTRGSPSKSASAKGNSLHKGKFTIKSIEVIPGRIVNGKIPIPPLKRPAAPIGKGNKEKRKRQRKRKSSEHAVNQEEAEAKKVKIDDKKEEGVKDDEKANNQAETNSKESPPANSIAQIQEDDAAQVDDRASSLEMNLDQGDLSADIFANLQVPDEETDGNQGSLSPTAAYLMNFPLVSTGGKASGIHVECSNEPEATECIEGDKKASLQTTENNLLLDNFSSYFTPSIYGTLDNVTHPVSDVTPSTSAGALTSFSTIYQSIDSMLEHKPSRVTASSDCRYNSTPFTFTLTSTSNSAPTQSYDYRHSSSTGYFYSTTTSTAKPMDDFCLLKPSIATEFTFSLTSTIQSGPKTVQSQYTNSTIFSSTVTTPSYSIYGSQTKSSKTANYNANYIPEAAKSEQAQTPKKYDILEAEKPATNFTFSLTSTTKTNAKYSYPAIVTSCSTYTTPYATTSASSYAKVEDCLYKSSKTSTSHNPYKTPPKQKPNHYSSLGVTQPNVHNQAASHSQTKYDVNWMASQDPKPSVNNQDYSQHLPSFDFNGAPTHSYQTNIDLSRKSDIFFAHPSGEDNLMTWSPNKLTNILNDTNSSYYPSTTTSLPSLQGDLALNGPSTTTKSSNNLQRKANDTSSTFLSVQQLVDQPRKSSTNNKSYNSTYSNFYTNQKPLNNNYSAEALIGSSTGSSTKKEKFYTDTSYNTYGTFQTDSTSGAGLSFNFDYSSDYSKNYNYGCQQNYMPSFVDNGYSLSTVPSATVTTLSSSFPTTTCYSSYSHSSDRKQPSSSSTNYYQNSYQPDIPYYVPSPEKRSHTSSKSRKQPKQSQSHDFTSLPNILPSAPPLSTLSEDPLFYNPISVTTTTSYQQLPPYQSNLPNYSFGSQPYQPSSSLSSSVAVGVSSSSTLTNFNLSTICPEISEKSGGSGSGLASHGHGTAVATVTGGSTIARHPIAGVGGW from the exons ATGACCAAGAAGAAGCCATCACC GCAAAATCGAATCTGGGAAAAGGAACGACGTGACCGTCTGAATCAAACATTCGATAATCTTTCAAAACTACTGCCCGAATATGAGCCGGCCACCCAACTCAGCAAAATCGAGATTCTGCAGCGAGCGGTTGAATACGTGGAAAAACTACAAAACAAGATTAAAGCGTTCTTGGAGGAACGGGATGCGCTGCTCAAAA aacACGTCGATGAGCTAGAGGAGCGCTTGCAGGTGCTGATAGCCCGCAACGAAGATTTGGCGGCGCTGCTCAAGAAGGCGAACATCAATGTTCCTCCTTGTAAGCTTGGACCAATCAGCGGAAAGGATTCTCCCGTGGAAAAACTGATTCCGGCCGCAGTACAATCGACCAAATTAGACGAAAAATTACCCTCAAAATCGTTGATAGATGTCGATGCCGTTGATCCTGGAGCTAAAACTGAATCAACTTCCATCCAGACGGTGTCTGTTTCAAGTTCTGTGATAACTACGACTGCCAGTAGCAATGTTGTACCTATAACCGGGATTACATCCAATGTTGCTCCTGCTGTAACGAATGCGGCTACAGTAGCCTCGGTCCCTGTAATAGTTAGTTCGAGCGTTCCTAGCGCTTGTCTGGTTGTAGCCAACAATCACATCGTGGGGACGCTCAACCAGGCAAATGGTG TCAATGTTACCCCTGCGTTGCTACCAACCCCAATAATGGCCACCGGAGTTATTATATCCAACAACGGAAACCTACTGCAAATGCCGCTGGCGGTACCATCAACCTCATCGCTGCTAATTGTGAGCAACGAAGATGTGCGGTCCAAACTAAGTTTAAGGAAAACACGAGGCTCACCCTCGAAGTCGGCATCAGCAAAAGGAAACTCATTACACAAAGGAAAATTTACGATCAAATCGATCGAAGTTATTCCGGGGCGAATTGTCAACGGTAAGATTCCGATTCCTCCCCTGAAGCGACCTGCCGCTCCAATTGGGAAAGGCAACAAAGAAAAACGAAAGAGGCAACGGAAGCGAAAAAGTAGTGAGCATGCTGTAAATCAGGAAGAAGCTGAGGCGAAAAAAGTGAAGATTGATGATAAGAAAGAGGAAGGAGTTAAAGATGACGAAAAAGCTAATAATCAAGCTGAAACTAATTCTAAAGAATCCCCGCCGGCTAACAGCATTGCTCAAATACAGGAAGATGATGCGGCCCAAGTGGATGACCGGGCTAGCTCACTTGAGATGAATTTGGATCAGGGGGATTTGTCGGCAGATATTTTCGCAAACCTGCAGGTTCCAGACGAAGAAACAGATGGAAATCAAGGGTCTCTCTCGCCAACTGCGGCATATCTAATGAATTTTCCGCTGGTTTCCACAGGTGGGAAGGCTAGTGGAATTCATGTTGAATGCTCTAATGAACCTGAAGCTACGGAATGTATCGAAGGTGATAAGAAGGCATCTTTGCAGACAACCGAAAACAATTTGCTATTGGATAATTTCTCATCGTACTTTACTCCCAGTATCTATGGAACGTTGGACAATGTAACTCATCCGGTTTCTGATGTAACTCCTTCAACATCTGCAGGCGCTTTAACGAGCTTCTCAACAATTTATCAATCCATCGACAGTATGCTTGAACATAAGCCATCTCGGGTTACAGCATCTTCTGACTGCAGATATAATTCAACTCCTTTTACATTCACCCTAACGTCTACAAGCAATTCTGCACCGACACAGTCTTACGACTACCGGCACTCGTCTTCGACTGGCTACTTCTATTCAACAACAACAAGTACAGCGAAACCTATGGACGACTTTTGTCTGCTTAAACCATCGATAGCAACCGAGTTTACATTTTCTTTGACGAGTACGATCCAAAGTGGACCAAAAACCGTGCAGTCTCAGTACACGAACAGTACAATTTTTTCTTCGACCGTTACTACGCCTTCATATAGTATCTACGGATCTCAAACTAAATCAAGTAAAACCGCTAACTATAATGCAAATTATATACCGGAAGCGGCCAAATCAGAACAGGCACAAACGCCTAAAAAATACGACATCTTAGAAGCTGAGAAGCCTGCAACAAACTTCACATTTTCATTGACCTCAACGACTAAAACTAATGCAAAATATTCATACCCTGCGATTGTTACATCGTGCTCTACGTATACGACTCCTTATGCCACCACATCAGCATCCTCGTATGCAAAAGTCGAAGACTGCCTCTACAAATCCTCCAAGACTTCCACAAGccacaatccatacaaaactcCACCAAAGCAGAAGCCGAATCACTATTCATCTCTTGGAGTCACTCAACCAAACGTGCATAATCAAGCAGCTTCCCACTCACAAACGAAATACGACGTGAACTGGATGGCCTCGCAGGATCCGAAACCGTCAGTCAACAACCAAGACTACAGCCAACATCTTCcatcatttgatttcaacggAGCCCCAACACACTCCTACCAGACCAATATAGATCTAAGCCGAAAATCTGACATCTTTTTCGCGCATCCATCAGGCGAAGATAATTTAATGACGTGGTCGCCCAACAAGCTCACCAATATTTTAAATGATACAAATTCTTCGTACTATCCTTCGACCACCACCAGTCTACCCAGCCTCCAAGGAGATCTGGCCCTTAATGGCCCCTCGACTACGACTAAATCAAGCAACAATCTTCAACGGAAAGCGAATGATACGAGCAGCACATTCCTATCGGTTCAACAGCTGGTTGACCAACCTCGTAAGAGCAGCACAAACAACAAAAGTTACAACTCGACCTACAGCAACTTTTATACCAACCAAAAGCCGTTGAACAACAACTATTCGGCGGAAGCTTTGATTGGATCGTCCACTGGGAGCTCTACCAAGAAAGAAAAGTTCTACACTGATACCAGCTACAACACTTACGGCACCTTCCAAACGGACTCAACTTCCGGAGCAGGTCTCTCGTTCAACTTTGACTACTCGTCCGACTACAGCAAAAACTACAACTACGGTTGCCAGCAGAACTACATGCCTTCGTTTGTAGACAACGGCTACAGTCTCTCCACCGTTCCTTCTGCCACTGTAACAACTCTCTCCTCATCTTTCCCAACTACCACTTGCTACTCGAGTTACAGTCACTCCTCCGATCGAAAGCAGCCCTCCTCGTCGTCCACCAATTACTATCAAAACTCCTATCAACCGGACATCCCCTATTACGTTCCTTCACCGGAAAAACGTTCCCATACCTCTTCAAAGTCACGGAAACAGCCCAAACAATCCCAATCACATGATTTCACCTCATTACCTAACATTCTACCGTCGGCACCCCCCTTGTCGACCCTATCTGAAGATCCACTCTTCTACAATCCTATCTCGGTGACAACCACCACGTCCTACCAACAACTTCCACCGTACCAATCAAATCTACCGAACTACTCTTTCGGAAGCCAACCGTACCAGCCATCGTCATCGTTGTCATCATCTGTAGCCGTCGGTGTTAGCAGTTCATCTACGTTGACCAACTTCAATCTGAGCACTATCTGTCCGGAGATAAGCGAGAAAAGTGGTGGAAGTGGGAGTGGATTGGCAAGCCATGGCCATGGAACGGCGGTGGCGACAGTGACCGGTGGGAGTACAATCGCACGCCATCCAATAGCAGGAGTTGGTGGATGGTAA
- the LOC134225911 gene encoding mucin-5AC-like isoform X2 gives MTKKKPSPQNRIWEKERRDRLNQTFDNLSKLLPEYEPATQLSKIEILQRAVEYVEKLQNKIKAFLEERDALLKKHVDELEERLQVLIARNEDLAALLKKANINVPPCKLGPISGKDSPVEKLIPAAVQSTKLDEKLPSKSLIDVDAVDPGAKTESTSIQTVSVSSSVITTTASSNVVPITGITSNVAPAVTNAATVASVPVIVSSSVPSACLVVANNHIVGTLNQANVNVTPALLPTPIMATGVIISNNGNLLQMPLAVPSTSSLLIVSNEDVRSKLSLRKTRGSPSKSASAKGNSLHKGKFTIKSIEVIPGRIVNGKIPIPPLKRPAAPIGKGNKEKRKRQRKRKSSEHAVNQEEAEAKKVKIDDKKEEGVKDDEKANNQAETNSKESPPANSIAQIQEDDAAQVDDRASSLEMNLDQGDLSADIFANLQVPDEETDGNQGSLSPTAAYLMNFPLVSTGGKASGIHVECSNEPEATECIEGDKKASLQTTENNLLLDNFSSYFTPSIYGTLDNVTHPVSDVTPSTSAGALTSFSTIYQSIDSMLEHKPSRVTASSDCRYNSTPFTFTLTSTSNSAPTQSYDYRHSSSTGYFYSTTTSTAKPMDDFCLLKPSIATEFTFSLTSTIQSGPKTVQSQYTNSTIFSSTVTTPSYSIYGSQTKSSKTANYNANYIPEAAKSEQAQTPKKYDILEAEKPATNFTFSLTSTTKTNAKYSYPAIVTSCSTYTTPYATTSASSYAKVEDCLYKSSKTSTSHNPYKTPPKQKPNHYSSLGVTQPNVHNQAASHSQTKYDVNWMASQDPKPSVNNQDYSQHLPSFDFNGAPTHSYQTNIDLSRKSDIFFAHPSGEDNLMTWSPNKLTNILNDTNSSYYPSTTTSLPSLQGDLALNGPSTTTKSSNNLQRKANDTSSTFLSVQQLVDQPRKSSTNNKSYNSTYSNFYTNQKPLNNNYSAEALIGSSTGSSTKKEKFYTDTSYNTYGTFQTDSTSGAGLSFNFDYSSDYSKNYNYGCQQNYMPSFVDNGYSLSTVPSATVTTLSSSFPTTTCYSSYSHSSDRKQPSSSSTNYYQNSYQPDIPYYVPSPEKRSHTSSKSRKQPKQSQSHDFTSLPNILPSAPPLSTLSEDPLFYNPISVTTTTSYQQLPPYQSNLPNYSFGSQPYQPSSSLSSSVAVGVSSSSTLTNFNLSTICPEISEKSGGSGSGLASHGHGTAVATVTGGSTIARHPIAGVGGW, from the exons ATGACCAAGAAGAAGCCATCACC GCAAAATCGAATCTGGGAAAAGGAACGACGTGACCGTCTGAATCAAACATTCGATAATCTTTCAAAACTACTGCCCGAATATGAGCCGGCCACCCAACTCAGCAAAATCGAGATTCTGCAGCGAGCGGTTGAATACGTGGAAAAACTACAAAACAAGATTAAAGCGTTCTTGGAGGAACGGGATGCGCTGCTCAAAA aacACGTCGATGAGCTAGAGGAGCGCTTGCAGGTGCTGATAGCCCGCAACGAAGATTTGGCGGCGCTGCTCAAGAAGGCGAACATCAATGTTCCTCCTTGTAAGCTTGGACCAATCAGCGGAAAGGATTCTCCCGTGGAAAAACTGATTCCGGCCGCAGTACAATCGACCAAATTAGACGAAAAATTACCCTCAAAATCGTTGATAGATGTCGATGCCGTTGATCCTGGAGCTAAAACTGAATCAACTTCCATCCAGACGGTGTCTGTTTCAAGTTCTGTGATAACTACGACTGCCAGTAGCAATGTTGTACCTATAACCGGGATTACATCCAATGTTGCTCCTGCTGTAACGAATGCGGCTACAGTAGCCTCGGTCCCTGTAATAGTTAGTTCGAGCGTTCCTAGCGCTTGTCTGGTTGTAGCCAACAATCACATCGTGGGGACGCTCAACCAGGCAAATG TCAATGTTACCCCTGCGTTGCTACCAACCCCAATAATGGCCACCGGAGTTATTATATCCAACAACGGAAACCTACTGCAAATGCCGCTGGCGGTACCATCAACCTCATCGCTGCTAATTGTGAGCAACGAAGATGTGCGGTCCAAACTAAGTTTAAGGAAAACACGAGGCTCACCCTCGAAGTCGGCATCAGCAAAAGGAAACTCATTACACAAAGGAAAATTTACGATCAAATCGATCGAAGTTATTCCGGGGCGAATTGTCAACGGTAAGATTCCGATTCCTCCCCTGAAGCGACCTGCCGCTCCAATTGGGAAAGGCAACAAAGAAAAACGAAAGAGGCAACGGAAGCGAAAAAGTAGTGAGCATGCTGTAAATCAGGAAGAAGCTGAGGCGAAAAAAGTGAAGATTGATGATAAGAAAGAGGAAGGAGTTAAAGATGACGAAAAAGCTAATAATCAAGCTGAAACTAATTCTAAAGAATCCCCGCCGGCTAACAGCATTGCTCAAATACAGGAAGATGATGCGGCCCAAGTGGATGACCGGGCTAGCTCACTTGAGATGAATTTGGATCAGGGGGATTTGTCGGCAGATATTTTCGCAAACCTGCAGGTTCCAGACGAAGAAACAGATGGAAATCAAGGGTCTCTCTCGCCAACTGCGGCATATCTAATGAATTTTCCGCTGGTTTCCACAGGTGGGAAGGCTAGTGGAATTCATGTTGAATGCTCTAATGAACCTGAAGCTACGGAATGTATCGAAGGTGATAAGAAGGCATCTTTGCAGACAACCGAAAACAATTTGCTATTGGATAATTTCTCATCGTACTTTACTCCCAGTATCTATGGAACGTTGGACAATGTAACTCATCCGGTTTCTGATGTAACTCCTTCAACATCTGCAGGCGCTTTAACGAGCTTCTCAACAATTTATCAATCCATCGACAGTATGCTTGAACATAAGCCATCTCGGGTTACAGCATCTTCTGACTGCAGATATAATTCAACTCCTTTTACATTCACCCTAACGTCTACAAGCAATTCTGCACCGACACAGTCTTACGACTACCGGCACTCGTCTTCGACTGGCTACTTCTATTCAACAACAACAAGTACAGCGAAACCTATGGACGACTTTTGTCTGCTTAAACCATCGATAGCAACCGAGTTTACATTTTCTTTGACGAGTACGATCCAAAGTGGACCAAAAACCGTGCAGTCTCAGTACACGAACAGTACAATTTTTTCTTCGACCGTTACTACGCCTTCATATAGTATCTACGGATCTCAAACTAAATCAAGTAAAACCGCTAACTATAATGCAAATTATATACCGGAAGCGGCCAAATCAGAACAGGCACAAACGCCTAAAAAATACGACATCTTAGAAGCTGAGAAGCCTGCAACAAACTTCACATTTTCATTGACCTCAACGACTAAAACTAATGCAAAATATTCATACCCTGCGATTGTTACATCGTGCTCTACGTATACGACTCCTTATGCCACCACATCAGCATCCTCGTATGCAAAAGTCGAAGACTGCCTCTACAAATCCTCCAAGACTTCCACAAGccacaatccatacaaaactcCACCAAAGCAGAAGCCGAATCACTATTCATCTCTTGGAGTCACTCAACCAAACGTGCATAATCAAGCAGCTTCCCACTCACAAACGAAATACGACGTGAACTGGATGGCCTCGCAGGATCCGAAACCGTCAGTCAACAACCAAGACTACAGCCAACATCTTCcatcatttgatttcaacggAGCCCCAACACACTCCTACCAGACCAATATAGATCTAAGCCGAAAATCTGACATCTTTTTCGCGCATCCATCAGGCGAAGATAATTTAATGACGTGGTCGCCCAACAAGCTCACCAATATTTTAAATGATACAAATTCTTCGTACTATCCTTCGACCACCACCAGTCTACCCAGCCTCCAAGGAGATCTGGCCCTTAATGGCCCCTCGACTACGACTAAATCAAGCAACAATCTTCAACGGAAAGCGAATGATACGAGCAGCACATTCCTATCGGTTCAACAGCTGGTTGACCAACCTCGTAAGAGCAGCACAAACAACAAAAGTTACAACTCGACCTACAGCAACTTTTATACCAACCAAAAGCCGTTGAACAACAACTATTCGGCGGAAGCTTTGATTGGATCGTCCACTGGGAGCTCTACCAAGAAAGAAAAGTTCTACACTGATACCAGCTACAACACTTACGGCACCTTCCAAACGGACTCAACTTCCGGAGCAGGTCTCTCGTTCAACTTTGACTACTCGTCCGACTACAGCAAAAACTACAACTACGGTTGCCAGCAGAACTACATGCCTTCGTTTGTAGACAACGGCTACAGTCTCTCCACCGTTCCTTCTGCCACTGTAACAACTCTCTCCTCATCTTTCCCAACTACCACTTGCTACTCGAGTTACAGTCACTCCTCCGATCGAAAGCAGCCCTCCTCGTCGTCCACCAATTACTATCAAAACTCCTATCAACCGGACATCCCCTATTACGTTCCTTCACCGGAAAAACGTTCCCATACCTCTTCAAAGTCACGGAAACAGCCCAAACAATCCCAATCACATGATTTCACCTCATTACCTAACATTCTACCGTCGGCACCCCCCTTGTCGACCCTATCTGAAGATCCACTCTTCTACAATCCTATCTCGGTGACAACCACCACGTCCTACCAACAACTTCCACCGTACCAATCAAATCTACCGAACTACTCTTTCGGAAGCCAACCGTACCAGCCATCGTCATCGTTGTCATCATCTGTAGCCGTCGGTGTTAGCAGTTCATCTACGTTGACCAACTTCAATCTGAGCACTATCTGTCCGGAGATAAGCGAGAAAAGTGGTGGAAGTGGGAGTGGATTGGCAAGCCATGGCCATGGAACGGCGGTGGCGACAGTGACCGGTGGGAGTACAATCGCACGCCATCCAATAGCAGGAGTTGGTGGATGGTAA